A genomic segment from Parolsenella catena encodes:
- a CDS encoding N-acetylmuramoyl-L-alanine amidase codes for MTEQPAASAPSKDAATEPSSAETVAASSDELFACLDIAQIMHREFGHGPKGVEYQKYIVLHDTEGDGEPENIVSYWAENGNLVAAQFVVGRDGHIAQCVPMDEIAHHTGYGDAGHNELYGVTDESRDDKLGTKPVGSSCPDYGMNSYSIGIETVHVGGEGDYPQAQLDALDALIAYIDAYYAERGQAEPSAIIDHKAWRTGNSDTSAEFAGYLSNYQDHRTHLDV; via the coding sequence GTGACCGAGCAGCCTGCCGCATCAGCCCCCTCCAAGGACGCGGCGACAGAGCCGAGCTCGGCGGAAACCGTGGCTGCCTCCTCAGACGAGCTGTTCGCGTGTCTCGACATCGCGCAGATCATGCATAGAGAATTCGGCCATGGGCCCAAGGGCGTCGAGTACCAGAAGTACATCGTCCTGCACGACACGGAGGGCGACGGCGAGCCCGAGAACATCGTGAGCTACTGGGCCGAGAACGGAAACCTCGTCGCCGCCCAGTTCGTCGTGGGCAGGGACGGCCACATTGCGCAGTGCGTGCCCATGGACGAGATCGCGCACCACACCGGCTACGGCGATGCGGGCCACAACGAGCTGTACGGCGTGACCGACGAGTCGCGAGACGACAAGCTAGGCACAAAGCCGGTTGGTTCGTCGTGTCCCGACTACGGGATGAACTCCTACTCCATTGGCATCGAGACGGTGCACGTGGGCGGCGAGGGCGACTACCCGCAGGCCCAGCTCGACGCGCTCGATGCCCTCATCGCCTACATCGACGCGTACTACGCCGAGCGGGGGCAGGCAGAGCCCAGCGCCATCATCGACCACAAGGCGTGGCGCACGGGAAACTCCGACACCTCAGCCGAATTCGCCGGCTATCTCTCAAACTACCAGGACCATCGCACGCATCTAGACGTGTAG
- the prmC gene encoding peptide chain release factor N(5)-glutamine methyltransferase, whose product MSEENVWTINRCLTWTRDYLARKGDEHARLSAEWLLSAATGKDRTGLYMAFDEPLSADELTRMHGFIERRAKGEPLQYITGKTSFRFIDVACAPGVLIPRPETELLVDAALEGVDAARAMSPVHVLEIGCGTGCVSCAIASERPGALVTATDISPTAAALARKNRDALGLADAIDIVECDLASGVSPELMGTFAVLVSNPPYIPDDVMRELPEEVADYEPELALAGGVDGLDVYRRLLALAPKALVPGGMLAVELHEDALDAAAALAREQGCWKSVEIRRDLTGRTRFIVAALAGELPAVVLAHEPEGRIVECSQDEPAPEVVADAAAVLRAGGVVVMPTDSVYGIAAAATPSNPGHRRIFDIKRRDLAQTLPLLVSDASELDRLAIDVPSWARSLVERLWPGALTLVVRASEAVPPDYQRENGTVALRVPDSALVRELAREVGPLAATSANTHGMPAPATSADIERRIAESADLTLAAGPTPAGAASTIVDTTSGEPRIVRQGPIPAEAIAALAR is encoded by the coding sequence ATGTCAGAAGAGAACGTCTGGACGATAAACCGTTGCCTCACCTGGACGCGCGACTATCTCGCGCGCAAGGGTGACGAACACGCGCGCCTCTCGGCCGAGTGGCTGCTCAGCGCCGCCACGGGCAAGGACCGCACGGGTCTCTATATGGCCTTCGACGAGCCGCTGTCCGCCGACGAGCTCACCCGCATGCACGGCTTCATCGAGCGTCGCGCCAAGGGCGAGCCGCTCCAGTACATCACCGGCAAGACGAGCTTTCGCTTCATCGACGTCGCCTGTGCGCCGGGCGTCCTCATCCCACGTCCGGAGACGGAGCTGCTCGTGGATGCCGCGCTCGAGGGCGTTGACGCCGCGCGCGCGATGAGCCCGGTCCACGTGCTCGAGATTGGCTGCGGTACCGGCTGTGTGAGCTGCGCCATCGCGAGCGAGCGGCCCGGCGCGCTCGTCACGGCAACGGACATCTCGCCCACGGCGGCCGCCCTTGCGCGTAAGAACCGCGACGCGCTTGGCCTGGCGGATGCCATCGACATCGTTGAGTGTGACCTCGCCTCCGGCGTGTCGCCCGAGCTCATGGGCACGTTCGCCGTGCTCGTCTCGAACCCTCCCTACATTCCCGACGACGTGATGCGCGAGCTTCCCGAAGAGGTCGCAGACTACGAGCCCGAACTCGCCCTCGCTGGTGGCGTCGATGGCCTCGACGTCTATCGCCGTCTGCTGGCCCTCGCCCCAAAGGCGCTTGTCCCGGGTGGCATGCTTGCCGTCGAGCTGCACGAGGACGCGCTCGATGCCGCCGCCGCCCTCGCGCGCGAGCAGGGCTGCTGGAAGTCCGTCGAGATTCGCCGTGACCTCACGGGCCGCACACGCTTCATCGTCGCTGCGCTTGCCGGTGAGCTGCCGGCCGTTGTCCTGGCCCACGAGCCGGAGGGTCGCATCGTCGAATGCAGCCAGGACGAGCCGGCGCCGGAGGTCGTCGCGGATGCCGCGGCCGTCCTGCGCGCCGGTGGCGTCGTCGTAATGCCCACGGACTCCGTCTATGGCATCGCCGCCGCGGCCACGCCGAGCAATCCCGGCCACCGCCGCATCTTCGACATCAAGCGCCGTGACCTCGCCCAGACGCTGCCCCTGCTCGTCTCCGATGCCTCCGAGCTCGACCGCCTCGCCATCGATGTTCCCTCCTGGGCGCGCTCGCTTGTGGAGCGACTGTGGCCCGGTGCCCTCACGCTCGTGGTTCGCGCGAGCGAGGCCGTTCCGCCCGACTACCAGCGCGAGAACGGCACCGTGGCCCTGCGCGTGCCGGACTCTGCGCTCGTGCGCGAGCTCGCCCGCGAGGTGGGCCCGCTCGCCGCGACGAGCGCCAACACGCACGGCATGCCCGCGCCCGCCACCTCAGCCGACATCGAGCGCCGCATCGCCGAGTCCGCCGACCTCACACTCGCAGCCGGTCCCACGCCCGCCGGCGCCGCCTCCACCATCGTCGACACCACGTCCGGCGAGCCGCGCATCGTGCGCCAGGGACCCATTCCTGCCGAGGCCATTGCCGCGCTCGCGCGCTAG
- a CDS encoding YARHG domain-containing protein has product MFCTKCGAQLPDGSKFCTKCGTPTDVVASETTVMPTAGETHVMSGQPTQAVPQTGQPMPQATQVAPRPVSPQAPYGAAPQQPVYSSVPQQPAYGQGGQGNGGSRRGVVVGVVVAIIAAAIAAVAFIMVDPMGLFGAKTGRDAATTAASSPAASSTSAADTSVASTSAASTSAASSSAASTSAQTHTPAPRGASSDYVIPDSDCTSYTADDIKAMNLSVDELWYARNEIYARHGRKFQNETLQAYFNSKPWYTPEYSPDEFDDSVQLSSVERANAAAIKSVEQSMGSNHL; this is encoded by the coding sequence ATGTTTTGTACCAAGTGCGGAGCCCAGCTCCCAGACGGATCGAAGTTCTGCACGAAGTGCGGCACGCCCACGGATGTCGTGGCGAGCGAGACGACCGTCATGCCAACCGCAGGCGAGACGCACGTCATGAGCGGGCAGCCCACGCAGGCGGTTCCCCAAACTGGACAGCCGATGCCGCAGGCCACGCAGGTAGCGCCGCGGCCGGTAAGCCCCCAGGCGCCGTATGGCGCAGCGCCGCAGCAGCCCGTCTATTCCAGCGTCCCCCAGCAGCCCGCATACGGCCAAGGCGGGCAGGGCAACGGTGGAAGCAGGCGAGGGGTGGTCGTGGGCGTCGTCGTTGCCATCATCGCCGCCGCAATCGCCGCCGTGGCGTTCATCATGGTCGACCCCATGGGACTGTTTGGCGCCAAGACAGGCCGGGACGCCGCCACGACTGCCGCAAGCTCGCCAGCGGCCTCCTCGACGTCCGCCGCAGACACGTCCGTCGCGAGCACCTCGGCGGCCAGCACCTCGGCAGCCAGCTCGAGCGCGGCCAGCACCTCGGCACAGACGCACACGCCTGCACCGCGTGGCGCGAGCAGCGACTACGTCATCCCTGACAGCGACTGCACAAGCTACACGGCCGATGACATCAAGGCCATGAACCTCTCCGTTGACGAGCTCTGGTACGCGCGCAACGAGATCTATGCCCGTCACGGCCGCAAGTTCCAGAATGAAACCCTGCAGGCCTACTTCAACTCAAAGCCCTGGTACACGCCCGAGTACTCGCCCGACGAGTTCGATGACAGCGTTCAGCTGAGCTCCGTCGAGAGGGCGAACGCCGCGGCGATCAAATCCGTAGAGCAGAGCATGGGCTCCAATCACCTGTAG